A DNA window from Setaria viridis chromosome 2, Setaria_viridis_v4.0, whole genome shotgun sequence contains the following coding sequences:
- the LOC117843305 gene encoding uncharacterized protein, giving the protein MLPYPNLHHFGVSQEPPHPNPTGFPIMLPPAAHLDQHYADHFFPSHAHQFNSETLEAVLRPPRAAPGCEAAVTAPQGGGRNGAAAAAAGGGGQGHARARKRPFRTDRHSKIRTAQGVRDRRMRLSLDVARDFFALQDRLGFDKASKTVDWLLTQSKPAIDRLTEPSQRTGGGGGVDAACLSSPTSGAPDGSGKRGGVAEKAGARNGGSAFMEHGCELDRLVSAAPVLGEYYYAGLSEMMSNNGGEEGDDDGEYEEDGDDFLDGMQY; this is encoded by the coding sequence ATGTTACCTTACCCTAACCTTCACCATTTCGGCGTCTCCCAAGAACCCCCACACCCAAACCCTACCGGCTTCCCCATCATGCTTCCGCCGGCCGCACATCTGGATCAGCACTACGCCGACCACTTCTTCCCCAGCCATGCCCACCAGTTCAACTCCGAGACGCTGGAGGCGGTGCtgaggccgccgcgcgccgctccaGGGTGCGAGGCCGCCGTGACGGCGCCGCAGGGCGGTGGAAGGaacggcgcggccgccgccgccgctggcggcggcggccaaggccaCGCCAGGGCGCGGAAACGGCCGTTCCGGACGGACAGGCACAGCAAGATCCGGACGGCGCAGGGCGTGCGCGACCGCCGGATGCGGCTGTCCCTCGACGTCGCGCGCGACTTCTTCGCGCTGCAGGACCGGCTCGGCTTCGACAAGGCCAGCAAGACGGTGGACTGGCTGCTCACGCAGTCCAAGCCGGCCATCGACCGGCTCACCGAGCCCTCTCAGCgaaccggcggcggtggcggcgttgaCGCTGCCTGCTTGTCATCCCCGACGTCAGGGGCGCCTGACGGATCAGGTAAGAGGGGAGGGGTTGCGGAGAAGGCGGGGGCCAGAAATGGCGGATCGGCGTTCATGGAGCACGGCTGCGAGCTGGACCGCCTCGTGTCCGCCGCGCCGGTGCTCGGGGAGTACTACTACGCCGGCCTCAGCGAGATGATGAGCAACaacggaggagaagaaggcgacgacgatggtgagtacgAGGAAGACGGCGATGATTTCCTGGACGGTATGCAATATTAG